In Hemiscyllium ocellatum isolate sHemOce1 chromosome 16, sHemOce1.pat.X.cur, whole genome shotgun sequence, one genomic interval encodes:
- the LOC132823520 gene encoding cadherin-23-like, which yields MRYKIYWLLKCQFLYCMFSSWNLVFGQIRYLIPEELQLGAFVGNIAEDLSLDIKQLSARNLRIVTGPKKQCVDINLDTGILIVTKTIDREEICGQSLSCALNFDVFLENPLKLYQVTVEILDVNDNAPGFPNTPFRLEISERSLPGTRFQLEPAHDLDVGANSVQTYELLPNDYFILDVQMRGGKEKSPVLVLQRPLDRETESSCRLTLIAKDGGVPVRSGTAQITIVVNDANDNAPVFPQSVYRVSLLENAAKGTHVIILNATDLDSGVNGEINYSFGRYTSARVREMFALNSRTGEISVKGKLDYEENDAFGINIQATDGGPDAMSGHCEVLVNIIDVNDNPPEVTLTSSSSIISEDAPVETVVALFTAADKDSGTNGQIECQISNNLPFNLDSSLKNYYGLLVHRPLDRENTAKYDVAITCTDFGNPPLSSQKTIRVEVSDINDNAPHFRQSLFTTNVLENNAVGASIFSITAFDADSGVNARLKYSILETQIHNESVFNYIFINSDTGVIFAQRSFDYEELKNFQIQAQVMDSGTPSLANNVSVDVIILDQNDNAPVIVQPIVEFGSTAVETISRFAEPGYLVAKVSATDADAGQNAYLSYSIFQATQHNLFTISPDSGEIWIIRHIVTRDASKQRLVILVKDNGSPSLSASVTIILSVVGGDAETFSSVSSSSENPRFIPDLSLSLVIALGTISSIFLVILIVLAMKIHKSRNPLGAQHCSLGVCCCLQTRQSLNGIQKASRNVQIPPNYVEVFGGDPLSQSFRYESCSTLQSTRRDYIMPNTYRSSTDKKYAQNDCIGKQDPELLHTEKIRNHLNNEIRYLIPEELQLGAFVGNIAEDLSLDIKQFSARNLRIVTGPKKQYVDINLDTGILIVTKTIDREEICGQSLSCALSLDVFLENPLKLNQVTVEILDVNDNAPSFPNTQFRLEISERSIPGARFPLEPAHDLDVGANSVQTYELLPNDYFILDVQMRGGKVKSPVLVLQRSLDRETESSCRLTLTAKDGGVPVRSGTAQITIVVNDTNDNAPVFPQSVYRVSLLENAAKGTHVIILNATDLDSGVNGEITYSFGRYTSARVREMFALNSRTGEISVKGKLDYEENDAFEINIQATDGGPDVMSGHCEVLVNIIDVNDNPPEVTLTSLSSIISEDAPVETVVALFTAADKDSGTNGQVECQISNKLPFKLDSSLKKYYGILVHRPLDRENTAKYDVAITCTDFGNPPLSSQKTIRVEISDINDNAPHFRQSLLTTNVLENNAVGASIFSITAFDADSGVNARLKYSILETQIHNESVFNYISINSDTGVIFAQRSFDYEELKNFQIQAQVMDSGTPSLANNVSVDVIILDQNDNAPVIVQPLVEFGSTAVETISRFAEPGYLVAKVSATDADAGQNARLSYSIFQATQHNLFTISPDSGEIWIIRRIVTRDASKQRLVILVKDNGSPSLSASVAIILSVIGGDAETFSSVSSSSENPRFIPDLSLSLVIALGTISSIFLVILIVLAVKIHKSRNPLGAQHCSLGVCCCLQTRQSLNGIQKASRNVQIPPNYVEVFGGDPLSQSFRYESCSTLQSTRRDYITPTTYRSSTDKKYAQNDCIGKQDPELLHTEKIRNHLNNEVSHFENGNKILAALICFCVSSNVGIIVWQTLLYSSGCPEKTSFHGASSTGVFQVALMHSFSI from the exons ATGAGATATAAAATATATTGGCTTCTAAAATGCCAATTCTTGTACTGCATGTTCTCTTCTTGGAATCTAGTGTTTGGACAGATTCGTTATTTGATTCCTGAAGAACTACAACTCGGCGCCTTTGTTGGGAATATCGCTGAGGATCTCAGCTTGGATATAAAGCAGCTCTCGGCTCGCAATTTGCGGATAGTAACCGGGCCCAAGAAACAATGTGTGGATATAAATTTGGACACTGGCATTTTAATTGTGACGAAAACAATTGACAGAGAAGAGATTTGCGGACAGAGCCTCAGTTGTGCGTTAAACTTTGACGTTTTCCTTGAAAACCCTTTAAAGCTGTACCAGGTTACAGTGGAGATTCTCGATGTAAATGACAATGCTCCTGGTTTTCCAAATACACCATTCCGCCTAGAAATCTCAGAGCGGTCGCTTCCAGGGACGCGCTTTCAACTCGAGCCCGCGCACGACCTGGATGTTGGAGCTAATTCCGTACAAACCTACGAGCTCCTTCCGAACGATTATTTTATCCTCGATGTGCAAATGCGCGGTGGTAAAGAGAAGTCTCCAGTGCTGGTTCTGCAGAGACCTTTGGACAGAGAAACGGAATCCAGCTGCAGGTTGACGCTGATAGCCAAAGATGGTGGTGTGCCTGTCAGATCGGGCACGGCTCAGATCACAATTGTGGTAAACGATGCAAACGATAATGCTCCTGTCTTCCCGCAGTCAGTTTACAGAGTCAGTCTATTGGAGAATGCAGCCAAAGGAACTCACGTAATTATATTAAATGCCACTGACTTGGACAGTGGTGTCAATGGAGAGATAAACTATTCTTTTGGTCGCTACACTTCAGCTCGAGTTCGGGAAATGTTTGCCCTGAATTCCAGAACTGGTGAAATCAGCGTGAAAGGCAAGTTGGACTATGAAGAAAACGACGCCTTTGGAATTAACATACAAGCTACAGATGGAGGTCCAGACGCGATGTCGGGACACTGTGAGGTTTTAGTAAATATTATTGATGTGAATGACAATCCACCTGAAGTGACGTTGACTTCTTCATCGAGTATAATCTCGGAAGATGCGCCAGTCGAGACTGTAGTCGCTCTGTTCACTGCAGCAGATAAAGATTCAGGCACCAACGGGCAGATAGAATGTCAGATTTCAAATAATCTGCCATTTAATCTGGATTCCTCTCTAAAGAATTATTATGGATTACTTGTTCATCGTCCACTGGATCGTGAAAATACCGCCAAGTATGACGTTGCAATAACATGCACAGATTTCGGGAATCCTCCTCTTTCATCCCAGAAAACCATTCGGGTAGAGGTTTCCGATATAAACGACAATGCGCCCCATTTCAGGCAATCTTTATTTACAACAAACGTTTTGGAGAATAATGCTGTAGGTGCTTCTATATTTTCCATTACAGCCTTTGATGCCGATAGTGGAGTGAACGCTCGACTGAAATATTCGATTCTGGAGACTCAAATTCATAACGAGTCTGTATTCAATTACATCTTTATTAACTCGGATACCGGTGTCATATTTGCGCAGAGATCTTTTGACTACGAGGAATTGAAAAACTTTCAGATTCAAGCTCAGGTCATGGACTCTGGGACTCCATCACTCGCAAATAatgtttcagtggatgttattaTCCTCGATCAGAATGACAATGCTCCAGTCATTGTGCAGCCTATAGTCGAATTTGGGTCGACAGCAGTCGAGACAATTTCCAGATTTGCAGAACCAGGGTATTTGGTGGCCAAGGTATCTGCCACTGACGCTGACGCAGGTCAGAATGCTTACCTTTCTTATTCGATTTTTCAAGCTACCCAGCATAACCTTTTTACTATTTCACCAGACTCTGGGGAGATTTGGATAATCCGCCATATCGTTACTCGAGATGCCTCAAAGCAAAGATTGGTGATTCTGGTAAAAGATAATGGATCACCATCTCTTTCTGCCTCAGTCACCATTATCTTATCTGTGGTTGGTGGGGACGCTGAAACATTCTCCAGCGTCAGTAGTTCATCTGAAAATCCCAGGTTCATTCCTGATCTGAGCCTTTCCTTGGTCATCGCATTAGGAACCATTTCTAGCATTTTTCTCGTCATTTTAATTGTCCTCGCTATGAAGATTCATAAAAGCAGGAATCCACTGGGTGCTCAGCACTGTTCTCTGGGCGTTTGTTGTTGCCTTCAAACCAGACAATCTCTGAATGGAATTCAAAAGGCTAGTAGAAACGTACAGATTCCCCCAAATTACGTTGAGGTATTCGGTGGTGACCCACTTTCTCAGAGTTTCCGCTATGAGTCGTGTTCAACGTTGCAGTCAACGCGGCGAGACTACATAATGCCCAACACTTACAGGTCATCCACGGACAAAAAGTATGCCCAGAACGATTGTATTGGTAAACAGGATCCAGAATTGCTGCATACTGAGAAGATCAGAAACCATTTGAATAATGAG ATTCGTTATTTGATTCCTGAAGAACTACAACTCGGCGCCTTTGTTGGGAATATCGCTGAGGATCTTAGCTTGGATATAAAGCAGTTCTCGGCTCGCAATTTGCGGATAGTAACCGGGCCCAAGAAACAATATGTGGATATAAATTTGGACACTGGCATTTTAATTGTGACGAAAACAATTGACAGAGAAGAGATTTGCGGACAGAGCCTCAGTTGTGCGCTAAGCTTGGATGTTTTCCTTGAAAACCCTTTAAAGCTGAACCAGGTTACAGTGGAGATTCTCGATGTTAATGACAATGCTCCTAGCTTTCCAAATACACAATTCCGCCTAGAAATCTCAGAGCGGTCTATTCCAGGAGCGCGTTTTCCACTCGAACCTGCGCACGATCTGGATGTTGGAGCTAATTCCGTACAAACCTACGAGCTCCTTCCGAACGATTATTTTATTCTCGATGTGCAAATGCGCGGTGGTAAAGTGAAGTCTCCAGTGCTGGTTCTGCAAAGATCTTTGGACAGAGAAACGGAATCCAGCTGCAGGTTGACGCTAACAGCGAAGGACGGTGGTGTCCCTGTCAGATCGGGCACGGCTCAGATCACAATTGTTGTAAACGATACGAACGACAATGCTCCTGTTTTCCCGCAGTCAGTTTACAGAGTCAGTCTATTGGAGAATGCAGCCAAAGGAACTCACGTAATTATATTAAATGCCACTGACTTGGACAGTGGTGTCAATGGAGAGATAACCTATTCTTTTGGTCGCTACACTTCAGCTCGAGTTCGGGAAATGTTTGCCCTGAATTCCAGAACTGGTGAAATCAGCGTGAAAGGCAAGTTGGACTATGAAGAAAACGACGCCTTTGAAATCAATATACAAGCTACAGATGGAGGTCCAGACGTGATGTCGGGACACTGTGAGGTTCTGGTAAACATTATTGATGTGAATGACAATCCACCTGAAGTGACTTTGACTTCTTTATCGAGTATAATCTCGGAAGATGCGCCCGTCGAGACTGTAGTCGCTCTGTTCACTGCAGCAGACAAAGATTCAGGCACCAACGGGCAGGTAGAATgtcagatttcaaataaactaccATTTAAATTGGATTCCTCTTTAAAGAAGTATTATGGAATACTTGTTCATCGTCCACTGGATCGTGAAAATACCGCCAAGTATGACGTTGCAATAACATGCACAGATTTCGGGAATCCTCCTCTTTCATCCCAGAAAACCATTCGGGTGGAGATTTCCGATATAAACGACAATGCGCCCCATTTCAGGCAATCTTTACTTACAACAAACGTTTTGGAGAATAATGCTGTAGGTGCTTCTATATTTTCCATTACAGCCTTTGATGCCGATAGTGGAGTGAACGCTCGACTGAAGTATTCTATTCTGGAGACTCAAATTCATAACGAGTCTGTATTCAATTACATCTCTATTAACTCGGACACTGGTGTCATATTCGCGCAGAGATCTTTTGACTATGAGGAGTTGAAAAACTTTCAGATTCAAGCTCAGGTCATGGACTCTGGGACGCCATCACTCGCAAACAACGTCTCAGTGGATGTTATTATCCTCGATCAGAATGACAATGCTCCAGTCATTGTGCAGCCATTAGTCGAATTTGGGTCGACAGCAGTAGAAACAATTTCCAGGTTTGCAGAACCAGGGTATTTGGTGGCCAAGGTATCTGCCACTGACGCTGACGCAGGTCAGAACGCTCGCCTTTCTTATTCGATTTTTCAAGCTACCCAGCATAACCTTTTTACTATTTCTCCAGACTCTGGGGAGATTTGGATAATCCGTCGTATCGTTACTCGAGATGCCTCAAAACAAAGATTGGTGATTCTGGTAAAAGATAATGGATCACCATCTCTTTCTGCCTCAGTCGCCATTATCTTATCTGTGATTGGTGGAGACGCTGAAACATTCTCCAGCGTCAGTAGTTCATCTGAAAATCCCAGGTTCATTCCTGATCTGAGCCTTTCCTTGGTCATCGCATTAGGAACCATTTCTAGCATTTTTCTCGTCATTTTAATTGTCCTCGCTGTGAAGATTCATAAAAGCAGGAATCCACTGGGTGCTCAGCACTGTTCTCTGGGCGTTTGTTGTTGCCTTCAAACCAGACAATCTCTGAATGGAATTCAAAAGGCTAGTAGAAACGTACAGATTCCCCCAAATTACGTTGAGGTATTCGGTGGCGACCCACTTTCTCAGAGTTTCCGCTATGAGTCGTGTTCAACGTTGCAATCAACGCGGCGAGACTACATAACGCCCACCACTTACAGGTCATCCACGGACAAAAAGTATGCCCAGAACGATTGTATTGGGAAACAGGATCCAGAATTGCTGCATACTGAGAAGATCAGAAACCATTTGAATAATGAGGTGAGCCACTTCGAGAATGGGAATAAGATCCTGGCagctttgatttgtttttgtgtttCAAGCAACGTGGGCATCATTGTTTGGCAAACATTATTGTATAGCTCCGGTTGTCCTGAAAAAACTAGTTTCCACGGGGCTTCCTCAACTGGTGTCTTTCAGGTGGCATTGATGCATTCATTCAGTATTTAA